The genomic region CGTTTCCCGTCACGTGGATTTTCCCACTTTCCTGCGACTGTAATAAAGGTCCTATGATTTGTGGTTCGCATCCGATGAGCGTTATAGCAAGCAGTATACTCATTCCTAAAGATAAAAATTTTAATCTTTTCACGGGAAATTTCCTTTTTTAATTTTACCTTGCGGTTAAATGGCGTAACTTTCAATTTTGATACCCTTTCTCAAATCCGCTTTCCATTCCATTATGGGCTGCGACTTTCCTCTGCAGAAACCTAATAGATAAAAAACCTATTCGGTTCCAACTTCTGCTGGTGGTTCCTCAGCCTTGAGGGTATCGGATTTCTTTATTAACCGATCCACATTCGACTTAAAGAGTCTGAAGACAGTATCCTTGTCGTCGCGTTTGACGTAAAGTTTACCCTCCTCCTCTTTCCCAACATGCAGGGTTGCTGTTGTGCCATCGTTCAGCACAGCGGAAATGGTAGACTGTGGTGTATCCAAGCCGTATTCAGCAAGTTCACCCTTTGCTTCAGCGAAATCGTCTGTGTCCAACCCGCTGAAAGTTGTTAGAAGAGTATCAACCTCTGTTGTTTTGGCAGCAGCGGCTACAGGCTTGCGCATCTGCCAGGCACCGTCTGCATCCAGACGGAGTTCGACCGTCTCCTCCGGTGAAACAATGTTAAGCTGTGTGACAATCCCTTTGTTAAAATTGAAGATGGTCCGATCTTTCCAAGTACGTGTGCCTTTGTCAAAGACAGATTGGAGATACCCTTGTGCGACATAGACCTCGTTGGAATCAGCAGGGCGCACGTAACTGCTCAGGAAGCCCGGGGTTGTTTTTCCCAAAAACAGATGTGCTACCAATTTATCGTTCGCATCCATCAATTTTGCTTCAACACCGGTGGCATCCACCTCGAATTCGGACTGTTTTTCCGGGTTATTTGAGACGCGTTGTGTATTCTTAAACGCTGTCACTTTGGAGAGCAATTCCGCGACACCTTCACCATCCGCTGGATAGTTATCCATAGAAGCCACAACCCAACTGCCATTCTGTTTTGAAAGCGTTGTCGTCTCGCCGGTAGCGGTGATTTCTATTTTCACAACCTGCTCCGCATTGAAATTCGGAAACAGGGGCATTGCTGTTTCAACCTTCTTCTGATAGTCGCTCTGCTCAAAAGGGTTCTCGAAAAGCAGGATAACAATTGCCAAAACGACAAAAATAGCACCTAAAATAAGAAGTTGTTTCGTTTTCATCTTTTAATTATTCCTTGTGGAGAAACGACCGGGGTTAGGACTTTGATGTGCTATGCTCTGGAGTTGAAGAAACGCCCAAGCAAAAACCCCTCCATTTCATTACGGACTATCGGTTTTAGTGTGGGATCTTGTAGGCGCGAGTTTACTCGCGATCCTTTACCCGTGTCTGCAAAACCCAGCGCCCGTTGCGCGAAAACTTGATAAATTAAGAACCGTTTCTCAAAAGGTATCCACAAGCACATCGTAAAACGCGAGTTACACGGATCCGTAGGTTTCCACGAACCGTTTCGCCCGTCTTTTTAGGAAATATCGAAGGAGTCCAAAAACAATAACGATCAGAGGGACCCCCACAATACAGAGGTACTTAATAAAGTTTTTCTCAATCTCAGAAACTTCACGCAAGGGTCGATCCGTAATGGTGTGTGAGCGGATACCGATGAGCGCATCACCAAGGGTCAGCCAGTCCACAGTGTTTAAGAAAAAGTTAACGCCATCGGGGCGGAGTTGTGTGAGAAATTGCGCCGTGCCTACGACCACAATTTGGGTCTGTTCACTCTCCGTTTTGGTGTCCCGTATCCCCGAGTCTTGTACCGGGGTAGGCGTTTCGCCTCCCTCTGTAAGATCAGCACCTGTAGGGGTTGAAATCGACGGAATTTCTTTACCCGCATAGAAACTCTTGAACTTACCTTCCAAGGCGACAGCGACCGTATAAACTTGGGACTCAGCATTGGGCGGAATTGGAGCGTTTGGCATTAGGTTGTAATACCCTTGAATGCTCCGTCCTGCCTCACTCGTCTTTGCCAATGGTGTTGCGGTGATACCATCCTTTGGCACCATTTCTAAAGAACTCGTCCACGGTAATGTCAACACCTCCAACTGGTTGGTGATGCTGTGTTCCATTGAGAAATTCGGTTTTACAATTTTAACAAAATAAGGATACGGCTGAATAACCGTCATGAATCCCTGTTGGAACCGCGCAGTGTCATGGAATCTGGCATCAAGCAAGAGGTTGTTTCCGAGTTTCACACCGTAGTGTTCCAAGAGATCGTTCAGACCGGTGCTCAACGGAGAACCCTGCAATGTACCGGGTTGCATTTGAATGGGATCGACTAAGAAGATTGCTCTACCCCCACGCATGATAAACTGATCGATTTCATATTTATCGCGTTCCGTCAAGGGTTGCTGGGCACCAGCGACAACCAACGTCGCGACGCTATCGTCAACGGCTTTTCCATCTTGCAGACTGACGGAGGTAAGATTATATTGTCCTTGGGCACTTTTATCCAAAAGTTGTCGGAACTGTTGATGGTTTTGATTATTGATGTCAAATTCACCGTGTCCAGTCAAAAACCCTACCGTCTTCGCCTCTTTGGTGGTAACCTTGAGAATAGTAGAAGTCAGTTCGTACTCCAAATTAGCGGTTGATCGCACAACCGGCAGGATCTCCTCTTTACCGCTGTATCCGATAGAGACACCCATGTAGACGTTCGCAATTTCCGCTTTATCCTTTTTTACGACATTGATTTGGACTTCTGGGATACCCTTGAAACGGAGTTCCTGTTTCTGTCCATCATCGAAATCCGCCGGATTCACAAAATCGATCTGGAGTCTCTTGGAGAATGCGTTGTATTCATCGAGTACGTCTCTGACATCGCGACGGATTTGCCCGACCTCCGCGGGATTCGTAGAAAAGTAGGCGGTGATCGTCACAATATCATCTAACGTGTCGAGTACATTCTTCGTCGCTTTCGAGATAGTATAACGCTTGTCCTCGGTGAGATCGGCGCGAATGAAGCGACGCGTCGAGAGAAAATTAATCAGCA from Candidatus Poribacteria bacterium harbors:
- a CDS encoding Gldg family protein encodes the protein MVNKRIKYGGNTLAFVAIIFGILVLINFLSTRRFIRADLTEDKRYTISKATKNVLDTLDDIVTITAYFSTNPAEVGQIRRDVRDVLDEYNAFSKRLQIDFVNPADFDDGQKQELRFKGIPEVQINVVKKDKAEIANVYMGVSIGYSGKEEILPVVRSTANLEYELTSTILKVTTKEAKTVGFLTGHGEFDINNQNHQQFRQLLDKSAQGQYNLTSVSLQDGKAVDDSVATLVVAGAQQPLTERDKYEIDQFIMRGGRAIFLVDPIQMQPGTLQGSPLSTGLNDLLEHYGVKLGNNLLLDARFHDTARFQQGFMTVIQPYPYFVKIVKPNFSMEHSITNQLEVLTLPWTSSLEMVPKDGITATPLAKTSEAGRSIQGYYNLMPNAPIPPNAESQVYTVAVALEGKFKSFYAGKEIPSISTPTGADLTEGGETPTPVQDSGIRDTKTESEQTQIVVVGTAQFLTQLRPDGVNFFLNTVDWLTLGDALIGIRSHTITDRPLREVSEIEKNFIKYLCIVGVPLIVIVFGLLRYFLKRRAKRFVETYGSV
- a CDS encoding DUF4340 domain-containing protein produces the protein MKTKQLLILGAIFVVLAIVILLFENPFEQSDYQKKVETAMPLFPNFNAEQVVKIEITATGETTTLSKQNGSWVVASMDNYPADGEGVAELLSKVTAFKNTQRVSNNPEKQSEFEVDATGVEAKLMDANDKLVAHLFLGKTTPGFLSSYVRPADSNEVYVAQGYLQSVFDKGTRTWKDRTIFNFNKGIVTQLNIVSPEETVELRLDADGAWQMRKPVAAAAKTTEVDTLLTTFSGLDTDDFAEAKGELAEYGLDTPQSTISAVLNDGTTATLHVGKEEEGKLYVKRDDKDTVFRLFKSNVDRLIKKSDTLKAEEPPAEVGTE